A region of Thermothielavioides terrestris NRRL 8126 chromosome 6, complete sequence DNA encodes the following proteins:
- a CDS encoding 40S ribosomal protein S0: MAPANLPSIFNATSADIEQLLAAQCHIGSKNLSVHMQPYIWKTRADGVNIINIGKTWEKLVLAARIIAAIDNPSDVCVISARPYGQRAVLKFAAHTGAQAIAGRFTPGSFTNYITRSFKEPRLIVVTDPRTDAQAIKEASYVNIPVIALCDADSPTEFVDVAIPTNNKGRHAIGLIWWMLAREVLRLRGTIYNRETPWDVMVDLYFYRDPEAEAEEKVEEEKLPGVEDEGPVAIESGFAAGAGDWEAAPAGFPAVGATAEWSEAQPGWETGAAAATGEWAAEAPKDASGW, encoded by the exons ATGGCGCCCGCAAACCTGCCCTCCATCTTCAATGCCACGAGCGCCGACATTGAGCAGCTGCTCGCTGCTCAGTGCCACATTGGCTCCAAGAA CCTGAGCGTCCATATGCAGC CCTACATCTGGAAGACGCGTGCCGACGGCGTGAACATCATCAACATTGGCAAGACCTG GGAGAAGCTCGTCCTGGCGGCCCGCATCATTGCTGCCATTGACAACCCGAGCGATGTCTGCGTGATCTCGGCCCGTCCCTACGGCCAGCGTGCCGTCCTCAAGTTCGCCGCCCACACCGGCGCCCAGGCCATTGCCGGCCGCTTCACTCCCGGTTCCTTCACCAACTACATCACCCGATCGTTCAAGGAGCCCCGTCTGATCGTCGTCACCGACCCCCGCACCGACGCTCAGGCCATCAAGGAGGCCTCGTACGTCAACATCCCCGTCATCGCTCTCTGCGACGCCGACTCGCCGACCGAGTTCGTCGACGTTGCCATCCCCACCAACAACAAGGGTCGCCACGCCATTGGCCTGATCTGGTGGATGCTGGCCCGTGAGGTCCTCCGCCTGCGCGGCACCATCTACAACCGCGAGACCCCCTGGGACGTCATGGTCGACCTCTACTTCT ACCGTGACCCCGAGGCtgaggccgaggagaaggtcgaggaggagaagctcCCCGGCGTTGAGGACGAGGGCCCCGTCGCCATCGAGTCCGGCttcgccgctggcgctggtgacTGGGAGGCTGCTCCCGCTGGCTTCCCTGCCGTCGGCGCCACTGCTGAGTGGAGCGAGGCGCAGCCTGGCTGGGAGactggcgccgccgctgccaccgGCGAGTGGGCTGCTGAGGCTCCCAAGGACGCGTCGGGCTGGTAG